CACGACCCTTGTGAGCACATGTACCCCGGTGGCACGGAAGTATGCCCCTCCCAGGGAGCTTCGGTGGCCTACCGTTTCTGAGAATCGCCCATACACCGCAGAGTGCCGTTTCCGCGCTGGCTGCTCGCCGCCGACAGCTGGGTTCGGAGCACACCGGCGCAACGCTGGCTGCTCTCCGTGGCGCCCCGAGCCGCCCCGGGCGATTGGTCTGCCCAGCTAACGGCAACGTCATCGCAAGCGGCATGGTTCATTACATGAGATCCTTTTACACGAAGATCGGTCACATAAGCAAATCGGTCACGTGCTAAATCGTGGCCAATCACATCTCGAGTTTCCTTCTGCGTTATGACCGATGTATCCGGATGCTTCAGCTGCCCAGCCCATCTATATAAGACGCATAGATTTGCCGCAGTTGTGGAACACCTGAGTTATTTCGTTTGCAGTCAACAGACAACCGCAAAACAGTCACACATAGTTATCATGCCAGCCCCATACAAGCCAGGTTCCGAGAAGAAGGGTGCTACTTTGTTCAAGACTAGATGTCTACAGTGCCACACCACCGAGAAGGGCGGTCCACACAAGGTTGGTCCTAACTTACACGGTGTCTTCAGCAGACAGTCCGGTCAGGTCTCCGGTTACTCTTACACCGACGCGATGATCAACCGCAACGTTACGTGGGACGCCCAGTCGATGTCCGACTACTTGGAGAACCCAAAGAAGTACATTCCAGGTACCAAGATGGCCTTTGGTGGGTTGAAAAAGGAGAAGGACAGAAACGACTTGATCACCTACATGTTGAAGGCTTGTAAATAAGGATGAAAGCCGCATAGCTCGTTCCGAGATGAATTCATTATGACTCGTTATTTATTGAACGCCGCAGGGCTTGATGGCTGTTATGTATAGAATTAGGTAGGCTACTTCCTGTGTAAATAATATGAATGTGGACATTGCCTTCTAGTTGCGGGAAGTTGAGCGGGGCTAGTCAGGTCTGCGGCAAGCCGGCCTGCGGCCCTTCCGTCTGCGGTTTGGTGCGCGGCGGAGCACCAAGCTGTCACGGCCTgtgttgctgctgctgtcaCTGCCGCTATCTGCAGGCTGCTGCTCCGTGGGGGCCGGTTCTTCTGGATCGGATGCAGATTTGTCATCGGCTGAGTCGCTGGACGTCGGGGTTTTGTGGCAAGCGTCGCTCTCATAACGCAGCTGGTTTTTCTGTGAGAGCATATGTGCATATGACTTCTGCGGTTCGCGCGAGTTCCAGTTCAGTGTGCGGCGAATGCTGTCGATGAAGTCAGTGGGGGAATGCTCGAGGGTAGGGAATGAGTAAGGACTTGCCGTAACGGATATATAGTCGCCTTTTTGCAGCTCCACCCTGCTTTTACCATCGAAAGCTGCCCAGGCGGTACCTCGCGAGCGCTTGGGTACCTTGATGCGCAGTCGCATACTGTCAGGTAGAATAATGGGTCTGAAACTGAGCGTATGTGGGCAAACTGGTGTGACACAGATAGCGTTTACGCTAGGATATACCAGGGAACCACCTGCACTCAACGAGTATGCAGTCGAACCTGTAGGTGTAGCAATGATTAGCCCATCTGCTTGGGCCACTGTCAGGAGCGAATGATCGCCATAGAGTTCCAGCATGGACAGGAACGGGCTTGGACCTCGGTCTATCGTCAGTTCATTTAGAATGTGGTGCGTCTCTACGTATTCGTACTTCTTCTTGTTTCCCTTACTGCTAGAGCAAGGCAGCCGACGGTATACCTTGCAACACAGACGCATCCTCATGTTAGTCCGGATTTTAGACTGCAGTGCCTTGCTCAGATCCTCGCGGAAGTTCTCATACTTGAAGACGGTCAGAAACCCCAGCGAACCTAGCGCGAAGGACATAACTGGCGGCACATCCTGCTGAAATATAGAAGAAACGTACAATACTGTGCCGTCACCACCCAATGTGATAATCATGTCGAATAGGTCCCCGCGCTCGCTCACCAGCTCTGGCGTCCAGTATTTGATGCTGCTTTTTGCACATTTACTGTCCTTGATTAACTCTTTCTCGTTGAACCGTTTGCTGCCCTTCAGGCTCTCGTTGACGTAGACATCTGTCGAGGGAAAGTTCACCAGCAGCCATTCCACCATCTCCCGGGTTAGGTATATCAACGACCGGTCGTGCTTTTTCGTAACTATCATCAAACTCTCCACCTGGATACTCACGCGGGTGTTAGATATGTTCTTGCATAGCATGCGCACTCCATGTGCCGTTGACGACAGTTGCGCATAGGATTTCACCTTACGCATACAGTCCTGGTGTGGCAGTGGCTTTAGCGAGTCCTCTGAGCGCTGTGAATCCTTGGCAGCGGCTATGGTGTCTGCCGCAGCGGCCCCCACCTCCGCCGCCATTTCAACCAGCTTCGGCTCGTCAGTTACACTGACTATAtcttgttcgctatcgtCAATGAGCGCGAGATTTACCGATGAAGCTTTACTGTCATCATCTGATATGTGCCCCATTGTATCCTCACTAGCCACCAATACCCAGTCTGGGTGATTCAACGGTCTTTTTTCGGTTGTGCTTGCGCGGGTGACGGGTGCCCTCTGCTTGCGCTTTACCATATATAAAAGACAAGAAGGTGTAAGCGGGCAAGCACCCAAAAATTATGATACGTCCCTCAACGAGCATAAAATCGAAGAAGTAGCCTCCATGCTCTATAAGTAATCAAGTGTGCGCGCAGAGTATCACGAGATGTGGTATGCTGATTGGTCAACTATAGAGGCTGAGCAGTGTGTATTTTGAGGGCGTAGATTATCTTACTAATACTACCTCGCACACTGTAATGAACATTCTGTAAATTTAAATATTACAAAGGTAAAAGAGTTACGTAGCCAATCATCAGCAAGACGGGGCCGCCTATCACTGCTCGCTGATTTTACACTTCCAGGTATCCGATGTAAGCAATGGTAAGGATGCGCCTAGGCACCACCCTAACTCATTTTCGGCGATTTTGGCCGCAGTTTTAAAGTCACGATAGAACGGAATGTCGTAACCGGTATTCAGGAGCGAGACCTGGTAGTTGAGGTCCATGCACCAGTGTGGTTCTTTCTCTAGCTGTGCTTCCGCGTCTTCGATGGCGCTGAAAACACTCTTCCAAACGGGCTTCCCCATGCACACGAGACGGGTGAGCTCCAGCAAGTCGCGGAGTTCAAAAGAGGGGGGTAGGCCAATCGGGTGGGTACGGTCGTAGAAATAGGAAAACACGTACAAGTCGCCGTGGCGGTTGAAATTCCTAATTAGGGATGGCTGATACGCACCGTTGAAAGAGCAGGGTGGCACCGTACAGGTGGCAGACTTGCGCAAAATATCATCTGTAAGGAAGCGGCATTCAGCAGGCGCAGGTTCGATAGGACCTTCAAAGATAACTGTGTACTTGTTCTCCCCAAAAACCACCGTTTCGGGCTTGGTTTTCACGTCTGGAGGGAAGCAGGGGGAAACCAGTGTGTGTGTTTTGGCGGTTTCGCCTGCTTTGACTGTTCCTGAGGAAATCGCAGTCTTGAGAATGTGCTCGTTGACTTTACGTCTGGCCTCCATCTGCCCAAATTCGGGGTGGGAAAACTGATATAGAGTATACTGGTGGCCTCCAAAGTTGAGATTGTACTTATGGTCACCTTCTTCCATCTGAATATCTTTCGACGGAAACTCGGGTTCAAACACAATCTGGGTGGATCCGCCTCCGAGATCAAATACTGCAGCTGTCTGCTGCTTCTCAGCCGTGCCAATGTTGCCCAGCAAGTAGTTTGTCGTAATCCAGGCGTACACGCCCTCATCCGCACCGCTCATAATGCTGACTCCTTCATCGACAACAGGGAACTCGTAGTCCTGCTCCAGATGCTTGCGGACTGCCTCCAAGATTCGCGACGATTTCTCGTCGCCAAGCTTCCGCAACCCCGCAGTCGCTTTCACGGCAACTGGCGAGCAGTTGCGCTTGTCCTTTGGCACCACGCTCGTAGCATAGtcgagcagctcgtcgAGCGACTTCGCTGCGCCAACAGGGTCATCGTTAAAAGATGATAGACCCGGGTTGCGCATCTTGAATTTCTCACCCACCAGTATGGGCGGCTCAGTGCATACGTCAAACTCATATACGTGTACACGAGAACCAGTAGAGCCAGCATCGATCATCACCACGTACTTGTGGTCTTTACCGCACTTTGGCGTCTTCAGCGCGGGCTTGGAATCGTGCCCAGAGTTCGAAGCGCCGTCCCCGGCCACCGGCTTTCCCTTGGATGAGGCTAGCTTAGCTGGCTTGTCTCCTGCAATGGGCGGCACTGCTGGAGCCGCGGACAGCCTATTGCTGGAGGAGTGAAGCAGCAGGATCAGCATCACCGCTGTGAGTGCGGCGATCAGAAACCGGTAGTTTCGGAAAACCCCTCGCAAGTTGGTAGTCATCGCAGTATAACCAACTGGTGCTATGACTACTGTGTAGAATCAAAGTGCGCCCGGTTCTGGCGTGTAACGTGCTACAGTGCAACTTTGTTTTCGCCAACGCTTTTATGCTAGGTGGCATGACTTTTAATGGAGTTCAATCCTTGCGCCCTGTACGACTGTTATCACAAGCACAAGCTGCAGAGAGTGCGAATCTACAATGCATAACTAACGGCGCATCAGGTACAGCACAGATGACCACCCCGCGTGGCATCGCCACGGTGCTGCTTCAGATCTATCGACGCTATGTCTCTTCCAGTATTATCTCGTATATAATGACTGTTGATATTCCGTCCTGAAAGAACTATACGTCGCGATGGAGATGAGCGTGCCGCTTTCAGCTCGCAAGGAACTGGAGTGAACGCAACTTTTCGAGCAATGAGCCGGAATGTTGATAAGGCCAACTCGGTGCTGGCACGGTACCAGGAGCTTGTAGCGGAGAACACAAGCGGTTACAAGGACTATTCCAGATTCAAACGACCCACGGCGGTACATCGAATTAGCAATTTGGAAGAAGCACAACGATGGAGGGCGGAAGTAGTGAAAGACATCGGAAATAAGGTTACACAGATACATGACCCGTCGCTGAACGAGATGCAGATCGAGGATATCAACAACGAGCTCAACAGACTGTTCCAGGAGAAGATGCGGTGGGAGAGCCACATTCGGCGCAATCTTCGGGGGCCAGACTACCGGCGCATGAAGCAGGGCTTGAACACGACCGGGGGTACAGTTATAAATGGCACGCGGTACTTTGGGCGGGCGTTGGAACTGCCGCATGTGCAGGAGCTgttgcagcagcagcagcagcagcgcgttAAGCAGCAGAACCAGAAGCAGCGTGAGCAGGAACTCCGGGCGAAGGTACGGCAGTGGGAGGAAGAACTCGGACCGGATTACTACGGCGAAGATGTCCCTCCCGGGATGCAGGAGTACGAAGCCCAGAGGTCGCGTGAGCTGCAGGATATCCTGAGGTCCGCTGCAGGTAGGGCGCCACAGGTGCAGATTCCTTTGTTTGAAAGGCTACCGACACAGGAAGAAGTGGAGGGGTGGCTCGTTGAAAGGCGTAGGAAACGCCTACAAGAGCGGTTGGATCTGTAGGTATGTGGCGTTATAGTATCTTTATTAGATAGGAAGAATATTTACGCCCTATTGTCCGGTACGAATACTACAAGTATACCCAGATAACATGGGTATGTAGGCTCATTTCACACGCAGCGTTCAGCCTTCAGAAGGCGTTAATGGGTATGACTTCCCGTGCGCTGGCCCGGGATTCCCGTCGGTGGCTTCAGATGGGCCCTTCCGCAGGGTGTCTGAGTCACTGGGGTCTAAATTGTGCCAAATGTTAAAATTAGGCGAGTAAAACGCGGAATCCGGAGAGGAGACCGCACCTGTTGGAATAGTTAAAGGGCTGGAGCTCAGTGATCCATAGGGAATGCCGTGATTAAAATAGATGTTTTCGTCATCATTCCTCTGTACTGACAGCAGAGGCAGACCATTATTCGGTTCCGTGGCAGGTAAGTATTGGTTTAGCGTGGCTAGAAGGCTCCTGCTCGTGCCCGAAAGGGGCACCCGTGACTTGCTGGGATATTGGGGAGCCACGGAGAGTATGTCTGGTGAGGCGCTGCGAGTGATTGTTACTTCAGGGGGAGCCATTTGTTTCGCATTCGAGATGCGTACGGCGCCATTTCCCACGTGCGGGCTGTCCCCCTTTTTACTTGGGTGCGAAGCTTGAACCCAGTAATTGTCCAGCTGATCTGTGGTAAATAGTTTTGACTTTGACGTATTTTTATTTGAATCATCTGCTTCTGAAATGATGCTTTGTAAACCAGAGAGCAGGTGACTTGCATGATCGTATTCCATAGGTACCTCATCATCGGGTGTATACGGCTGCGGTGTGGCCCGCTGAACAGGATGTTGCTGCTGGGCCCACCCGGGGTACAGAGTCGACGGTAGCCGATACGTATTTGGAATTTGTTGAGTCAGCAGTGGAGACGAACAGTCTGACTCCGAGTACGTTGAAGGGTCGTGCAACATCAATTGCGGAGCTAAATCAACATGGATGATGGATGGACTGTTGATTAGGTTTGAGTTATCAAGCGGTTGACTGTTGACAATCGGGTATTGTTGCCGAGTAATGGCGGTTCTGTATTGTTGGTTCGTCATAGAAACCTGCTCCCACATGGTTTCCAGGTATTCGAGATGCTTGTAAGCTTGTAGTTTGTTTTCGTTGCACTCTTCATACAGTGCAATATCCTTTTCGAGCTCATCTCTGAGGAGCTGCACGATCGGAAGTTGTTGAGGCAGTTCCGATAGGGATCCGTTGGATTCATCGCAAAACGCTTCAAAGTGAGATATCATCTGTTCACTTACACTGTGCGACATACTCCTCCAAGACACTGGAGATGCTGTGTTGTGCACACTATCCTTGGTTGTATCCAACGTCTTTTTCAGGCGATTCAGTCTTTTATTCTGCTCCTCAAGTTGGTTCAGTTCATGTTGCATCGACTGGAGACGGCTCGTTGTCGCTGCGATCTGGGTGTTTATATGCTCCTTCTCCAGGTTGTAATTCTGCCTTAATGTGTCCATATGCAATGCATTATTTTGTTCTGAAGACCACATATCCATATCCATATGCATCTTGTTCAACTTATTGCTAGAAACTTCTATGGTCTTCAAAAGCCTATCTCTTTTCAGCTCGTAAACGGCCTTGGTGTTTTCTAGTGTCTTTAGTTTGGTCTTTAGCGTCTTCCTAACATCGGTGTTGTGGTTCCACTGTGACTTCAAAGTATCTAGTTCGCCCAGTAGCTGGGTCTTGGTCATCTTGAACCCATTCATGGTCGCTGATACATGCTTCAGAAAGTCCTGTAGCTCTTGATGTGTGCGCAGAAGAACCTCCTTCAGCTCATCTATCGAGAACTCCTCCAAATCTTGGAGTGAATGGAAAAATGAATACGACGCTAGCGCCATTTCGTCGTTATGCTTTTCGGGCACCGGCATCGAGTGTGTTCTGGTCCTGTTCCCAAGCCTCTTCGCGCTGCGAACAGGCTTCGCTCCATTCCCCGCGGCAGGCAGCCCGCCGGCTTCTACGCTGTCCCGAACGCCACCTGCGTCCGGGGGCAGCGTTCGCAAATGCAATGTTTTCCCATCATCGACAAACCCATCCCTTCGTACCATCAGAATGTCCAGCCGGTAGGGGCATCCAGGTAGCAAATTGCGAAACGCGCAGTATGTGTACAGTGCTCTGGAGTTATTTGGAAAATCGCCCACCTTGCGTCCATTCAGAAAGACAGCGTAATGCGAAAGCGGGCAGGGTTGCGCCCCTGCCGCAAGTTGGTTCTCCCACCGGAACACTATCGTGTCTGTGCCCAGTCTCTCTATAAGGACCTGCGGCACATGAGAAATCGCTGGGTTCAAACAGTTCACGATGGTTGAAATAGGAATGTTCAGGAATCGCACCAATCGGTAGATCAACCACAAAATGGCACACAAAAGGAACACTGTACTAACCACCATTGCCATTAATGACCGGGAGCCTGAAGGTGTGTGATGAACAAGCCAGTCTTCCCCGCGCGTCGCCAACTGCTCGTCATATAATCCCGGAAAAGCTCGCATTAGGTGAAATTTTTCTTAGGAATTACATCTGCTACTGACAAAACTAAGTAAAAGCTCCGATAGGTAGCCGTGCTGCCGAGCACCTGCCTAATACACGCAGGCGCCATACACTATTTAAGCACAATGTTATCGCCCCGCAGCTTGAGGTATTCCTGGTCGATGCCAGGTGTCATAGGCTTGATCACCAGCGAGTAGACCTCACTATTGTAGAAGCGCAGCCCGTTGCTGGGGGACTTGTAGCGCGCCTTGAGCCCCGTGATGTCGCAGTAGCGTTTCACGGGATACTGCGATGGTGGCGCCTGAATGTTGAAGTATGTCAGCTTCGTGCGCCCTGCGTCACGCCCGGCTTCCGACTGTGCCTCTGTCGTGAGCCGTTTCCACTCGTCTGTCAGAAGCTGACGTGTCGGCTTGTGGCGGCGCGTGGGTTTCTTCCACGTGGGCGACTTGAAGTCGCTACGACTGGTATCATTACGTGCTGCAATCGCTCGGAGGTTCTCCATCTGGGGTCCACGGTCGCTCGTTGATCTGTCTATCTCGAAATCCCTGCCCAGATGTACTCCCATgttatcacgtgaccacaCGCCGTTTTCGTGTGTAGTGATGCAGATGGTTCTAGAGCATCACGTGGCTTACATAGCTTTGTTACATAATCGATTTTCCGCAGGAGCGTTACGTCCAACGGTCGTTCTGTGCCAAAAGCAACAACTGAGCGTCAGGCGGCCGTCTCCCCAGACACGCTCCGCCCCAAACTGAGCTCCACGCGGCCTTCTGTCCGAGTTAAGTTCCTCCCCGCTCGTCAGCACGGGGTCTTTCGTCGCCTATCCTCCTGCAGCGTTCGCTACTGCAGATCGTGAGCAGTGGCACCCGCGACCAAAAAAAGAAATTATGTTCCTTACGCAAGGAATATGCCTCGCGCCATGCCATCGCAAAGAGTGATGCCGCAGAGGTTGCTTCTGCGAGGCAACTCCTGGGCAATAGGGTGGAAAATTCAGCTTGGGCTTATATAAAAGAAACCGTTCGAGCTCGTCGGAGCCAGgtggaaaatttttcgTAACGTAGGTAGAGGTTATAGTTAGCGTCAGTCTCTTTTCTGCCAAGCTGCTACAGTTGACTACAAGTAACAAACCCAGGATGAATCAGGATATGGAACTACCAGAGGCGTACACGTCGGCTTCGAACGACTTCCGTTCGGACACGTTCACCACTCCAACGCGCGAAATGATCGAGGCTGCGCTAACGGCGACCATCGGTGACGCCGTCTACCAAGAGGACATCGACACGTTGAAGCTAGAACAGCACGTCGCCAAGCTGGCCGGCATGGAGGCCGGTATGTTCTGCGTATCTGGTACTTTGTCCAACCAGATTGCTTTGCGGACCCACCTAACTCAGCCACCATATTCGATTCTTTGCGACTACCGTGCGCATGTGTACACGCACGAGGCTGCGGGGTTGGCAATTTTGTCCCAGGCCATGGTGACACCTGTCATTCCTTCCAACGGCAACTACTTGACTTTGGAAGACATCAAGAAGCACTACATTCCTGATGATGGCGACATCCACGGTGCTCCAACAAAGGTTATCTCGTTGGAAAACACCTTGCACGGTATCATTCACCCACTAGAGGAGCTTGTTCGGATCAAGGCTTGGTGTATGGAGAACGACCTCAGACTACACTGCGATGGTGCGAGAATCTGGAACGCGTCCGCAGAATCCGGTGTGCCTCTAAAACAGTACGGAGAGCTATTCGACTCCATTTCCATCTGCTTGTCCAAGTCCATGGGTGCCCCAATGGGCTCCATTCTCGTCGGGTCGCACAAGTTCATAAAGAAGGCGAACCACTTCAGAAAGCAGCAAGGTGGTGGTGTCAGACAGTCTGGTATGATGTGCAAGATGGCGATGGTGGCTATCCAGGGTGACTGGAAGGGCAAGATGAGGCGTTCGCACAGAATGGCTCACGAGCTGGCCAGATTTTGCGCAGAGCACGGCATCCCATTGGAGTCGCCTGCTGACACCAACTTTGTCTTTTTGGACTTGCAGAAGAGCAAGATGAACCCTGACGTGCTCGTCAAGAAGAGTTTGAAGTACGGCTGCAAGCTAATGGGCGGGCGTGTCTCCTTCCACTACCAGATATCTGAGGAGTCCCTTGAGAAGATCAAGCAGGCCATCCTAGAGGCGTTCGAGTACTCGAAGAAGAACCCTTACGATGAAAACGGCCCCACGAAGATCTACAGAAGTGAGTCCGCTGACGCTGTGGGTGAGATCAAGACCTACAAGTATTAAGGGATTTCGATGATGACATGAAAAATTACATATTGGCACGGCATAGGCATTGGGTAATATTAAGCATATGGTTGAGATGAATTACTGTTCGGGTACCGGTATTTCCAAAGTGCTGTCGACTTTTGCAAGAGATGGCTATGAATGGGGCACGCTCCATCACCTCTCTGCGAGCCGGACTCAGCATTATATCCATCTCAAAACCTAATATCAAATGGGATTGTGGTGCGCAGTACATGCGCAGTGCTGCACATTTGAGGATCAATGGGTTTTTCCAGGCACTGCCTGGGTCACTCACCCTATTGCGGAGGGACTAGTAGCTCTACCATTCTGAGCTGACTAAAATGTTTGATTCTTTTGGTACTTATAATTTCAACGGCAGCTATCCGTTAGATGCACAAAGTTTGCATGTCACTGGAGGTTTTTAATTCGTGCGTCAGCGACTGATATGCGTTATCCACACAGTGATAGTTTTTTTCCCTCCATGTACACATGAAGCTTTTGTAAGGAATACAACTTTATATAGTATTATAAATCCTTTCTGCACAGGTTACTACCTCGTGGACCATTTGTCGCACTGGCGTGATGTCTGTAAAAGGAACGGTTACCGGATCACGCCATACCAGCTGCTCCCACGCTCGAAAAGTAGTACAAATAGGTCTATAGCGACGTGTGCGGCGGCATCTGCTGATTTCGGAATTCGCTGTAGTCAACGGCGCTGGATACAGGGGCACCATTCAGGATACCCAGATTTACAGGAAAGCTAGTCGTATGGACAACTTCGCCCGTGCAGCAGTATATTTATTTGCATGTGAACAATGTTAAGAGGGCGTAGCAAGACAGTGCTGACATTGATACTGTTACTTGTAACGGTCAGACTCCTGTTTAATCGCCTACGTTCGAGAGGCCCAGAAAGCAATCGGAGGATAGACATGTCTGGTAAAGTTCAGCCTGTTGTCGTCGTCGGACTGGGTCTTGCCGGTCTGTCGACTGGGGCGCAGCTAGTCAAGAATGGGGTGCCGGTGATCTTGATGGACAAGGCTTCTGCCATCGGCGGAAATTCCGTTAAGGCCTCCAGCGGCATAAACGGCGCTGGTACTCAGGTGCAGGAGCTTCTTGGTGTGTATGACTCTGCTGACTCCTTCTACAGAGACACCGTTGCGTCGGCGAAGGGTGCCGGCGCCAGCGAGCTAATGGACAAGCTTGCAAGGGACTCCGCAGGTGCTGTATCGTGGCTGCAGAATGAATTTGGAGTTAAACTGGACATCCTTTCGCAACTGGGAGGGCATTCGAAGGCTAGGACACATCGGTCGAGCAGCAACATACCCCCAGGGTTTGAGATCATATCGGCCATGCGCAAGAGACTGGAGTCAGTGCAGAAGGAAAACCCAGCTCTCGTGAACTTCCGCTTGGAGAGCAAAGTTGTTGATCTCGAACTGGCGGATGATGCAGTCCAAGGACTACGCTACATGGACAAGGCCGGGGCACAGCACATATTGCACACGAAGAATGTAGTTTTCTGTACTGGCGGGTTTGGGTCGTCCAAGGAGTTGTTGGGGAAGTATGCCCCCCATCTCCGGGACCTTCCTACAACAAACGCGCAGGGTACTACGGGAGATGGACAGGACCTGATGCTCCGTGTTGGTGGGCAGCTGATTGATATGGAGCATATCCAGGTACACCCCACGAGTTTTGTGGATCCTAAAGATAAAGACAGCGGTAGCAAATTCCTGGCGGCTGAGGCACTGCGCGGCAATGGAGGTGTGCTTTTAAACCCCAGCACTGGCCGGCGCTTTACGAACGAATTGGCGACACGTGATGTACTTACGGCTAGCATTCAAGAGCACTGCAAAGAGCATGTGGCTTACCTTGTTCTGAGCCAAGGGGCATATGAAACTTTGCAAAGCTTTGTCAACTTCTACATCTCTAAAGGGCTGATGCGAGCGTCCACCGTTGGCGAGCTTTCCGACGAGATCGGAGTTCCGAAACAACAGCTGGCGTCGGAGCTAGAGGCGTACTCCGCCGCAGAGGTGGATCAATTCCAGCGTCGGCACATTATCAATGATTTTGGCCCGAGTGTTGATGGGTCGACAGCAATATATGTTGGCTTGATCACACCCGCAGTCCATTTTACCATGGGCGGTGTTCGAATCAATTCCAGAGCGGAAGTGCTGAGCAGCGCAGGGACGACCTATAAAGGGCTTTACGCCGCTGGAGAGGTATCCGGCGGCGTGCACGGTAGAAACAGGCTGGGTGGGTCTAGTCTCCTGGAGTGCGTCGTTTTCGGGAGGCAGGCAGCAACATCGATTACAGAAAGGTTGCAGGCGTGAACTCTAGCAACCCTGGCTCAGTAACAGACAGTTTTTGCCTGAAATGTGTCATTTAAATAACAGCAGATAGTAGGTAGCATACAAAATTAATTAGAGACGTCAATTAATACTGCAATTAGGAAACTAGGGATATCAACTATAATTATTAAAAACGTCGAGTAAAAAGAATTAATTGGACGGTCCTTGAAATAGAGCCGAAGAAGCTGAAGAAGAACAGTAAATAGTGAATACGATGAGAAAGGCCTTCAGGTGCCGCTTTTGAGTGGGTAGACATAAAGCATTTTGGTTTCTTAGATCAATCGAAAGGAATGTGCGTCCTTGGATATTTTGATGCTCTTTTTAGGTACAGGTGGACTGCCAAAAAATGGCTTGTTCGCTAGCCTAATGGGTATTATTGCGTGACCAATCTGCCGTAGTCAGTTAGAGGGATTCGTCATCCACAGTGTTCTTAGTTTTCCTAATCTTGAAAAACTTCACACCGCTCTGGTGCCGCTGAGGCTCTGCGACAGGGGCCTGCACCGGGCGCACGTCATTGACGGGCACAGCGCCGCCCTCAAGCTCGGGGTTCGTGTCGTACACAATCGAGTGGTCCATCTGGCCATCGCTCCCGTGCTTGGTGCCCTGGTACTTGAGCGCCTGCTCCTTGTAGTGCTGCATCTCAACGTACTCCTTGTGTGCGGTCCACGCGCGGCGGATGAAGGAGATCCcgctgaagaagaagacCAGCAGCGAGCACGCCACACTGGCCCACGCAATCCCCATCAGCTCCGGCCCGATCTTCGCCTCGCGCCCGTCGTCGCGGAACACGTTGCGCGCCATCACAACAACCGCCGTCTGGCACGCCACTGCCGCTACGTTGAACACGCACCCGATC
This is a stretch of genomic DNA from Eremothecium gossypii ATCC 10895 chromosome VI, complete sequence. It encodes these proteins:
- the ISY1 gene encoding Isy1p (Syntenic homolog of Saccharomyces cerevisiae YJR050W (ISY1)); protein product: MSRNVDKANSVLARYQELVAENTSGYKDYSRFKRPTAVHRISNLEEAQRWRAEVVKDIGNKVTQIHDPSLNEMQIEDINNELNRLFQEKMRWESHIRRNLRGPDYRRMKQGLNTTGGTVINGTRYFGRALELPHVQELLQQQQQQRVKQQNQKQREQELRAKVRQWEEELGPDYYGEDVPPGMQEYEAQRSRELQDILRSAAGRAPQVQIPLFERLPTQEEVEGWLVERRRKRLQERLDL
- the GDA1 gene encoding guanosine diphosphatase (Syntenic homolog of Saccharomyces cerevisiae YEL042W (GDA1)); its protein translation is MTTNLRGVFRNYRFLIAALTAVMLILLLHSSSNRLSAAPAVPPIAGDKPAKLASSKGKPVAGDGASNSGHDSKPALKTPKCGKDHKYVVMIDAGSTGSRVHVYEFDVCTEPPILVGEKFKMRNPGLSSFNDDPVGAAKSLDELLDYATSVVPKDKRNCSPVAVKATAGLRKLGDEKSSRILEAVRKHLEQDYEFPVVDEGVSIMSGADEGVYAWITTNYLLGNIGTAEKQQTAAVFDLGGGSTQIVFEPEFPSKDIQMEEGDHKYNLNFGGHQYTLYQFSHPEFGQMEARRKVNEHILKTAISSGTVKAGETAKTHTLVSPCFPPDVKTKPETVVFGENKYTVIFEGPIEPAPAECRFLTDDILRKSATCTVPPCSFNGAYQPSLIRNFNRHGDLYVFSYFYDRTHPIGLPPSFELRDLLELTRLVCMGKPVWKSVFSAIEDAEAQLEKEPHWCMDLNYQVSLLNTGYDIPFYRDFKTAAKIAENELGWCLGASLPLLTSDTWKCKISEQ
- the YEF1 gene encoding NADH/NAD(+) kinase (Syntenic homolog of Saccharomyces cerevisiae YJR049C (UTR1) and YEL041W (YEF1)), which translates into the protein MVKRKQRAPVTRASTTEKRPLNHPDWVLVASEDTMGHISDDDSKASSVNLALIDDSEQDIVSVTDEPKLVEMAAEVGAAAADTIAAAKDSQRSEDSLKPLPHQDCMRKVKSYAQLSSTAHGVRMLCKNISNTRVSIQVESLMIVTKKHDRSLIYLTREMVEWLLVNFPSTDVYVNESLKGSKRFNEKELIKDSKCAKSSIKYWTPELVSERGDLFDMIITLGGDGTVLYVSSIFQQDVPPVMSFALGSLGFLTVFKYENFREDLSKALQSKIRTNMRMRLCCKVYRRLPCSSSKGNKKKYEYVETHHILNELTIDRGPSPFLSMLELYGDHSLLTVAQADGLIIATPTGSTAYSLSAGGSLVYPSVNAICVTPVCPHTLSFRPIILPDSMRLRIKVPKRSRGTAWAAFDGKSRVELQKGDYISVTASPYSFPTLEHSPTDFIDSIRRTLNWNSREPQKSYAHMLSQKNQLRYESDACHKTPTSSDSADDKSASDPEEPAPTEQQPADSGSDSSSNTGRDSLVLRRAPNRRRKGRRPACRRPD
- the CYC7 gene encoding cytochrome c isoform 2 (Syntenic homolog of Saccharomyces cerevisiae YJR048W (CYC1) and YEL039C (CYC7)); protein product: MTDVSGCFSCPAHLYKTHRFAAVVEHLSYFVCSQQTTAKQSHIVIMPAPYKPGSEKKGATLFKTRCLQCHTTEKGGPHKVGPNLHGVFSRQSGQVSGYSYTDAMINRNVTWDAQSMSDYLENPKKYIPGTKMAFGGLKKEKDRNDLITYMLKACK